The following are encoded together in the Euwallacea fornicatus isolate EFF26 unplaced genomic scaffold, ASM4011564v1 scaffold_132, whole genome shotgun sequence genome:
- the LOC136350171 gene encoding uncharacterized protein: MAKANPPVLNNNLNECIHFTLPFSTEKIHIFVVYIHPCSDIEPNIFTKASLYKHALMVGDFNINRRKKQQLKNFLENSDFEQRHTPPTFLMPQNPDSTPDILLHTMNLRDNVKNINLTNELGSDHLSITFNIDLNQIQHTPQTPMNTSNKLNLNRTNTDQVKNYIDNYISSQSEPITIDQLQAQISLAVQKFTPELKRSYYAHTLPKFVLKLIKHKRELYRLYTRTQNTDLKKNINSLNKNVKRLIYQYRQNKWLETCQEIERDQGKTYWRKIKKLAKYKKNNPITNINENGNELLTDKDKADAFARHYRWAFGSSTNPKFDNNNFNLVNEWYKDFFGSNNNVKMQPT; encoded by the coding sequence ATGGCCAAGGCAAACCCTCCAGTACTCAATAACAACCTAAACGAATGCATTCACTTCACACTTCCTTTCTCGACCGAAAAAATCCACATATTCGTGGTATATATTCACCCCTGCTCCGACATCGAACCAAACATCTTTACCAAGGCCAGCCTATACAAACATGCCTTGATGGTGGGAGACTTCAACATCAACCGACGAAAAAAACAGCAACTCAAAAACTTCCTAGAGAATTCCGACTTCGAACAACGACACACACCACCCACCTTCCTTATGCCACAAAACCCTGACTCCACACCTGACATACTACTACACACGATGAACCTTAGAGACAACGTTAAAAACATAAACCTAACCAACGAACTGGGATCAGACCATCTGTCCATCACATTCAATATTGACTTAAACCAAATCCAACACACTCCCCAGACTCCAATGAACACAAGCAATAAACTTAACTTAAACAGGACCAACACAGACCAGGTGAAAAACTACATAGACAACTACATTTCATCGCAATCCGAACCCATTACTATTGACCAGCTTCAAGCACAAATATCTCTTGCAGTGCAAAAATTTACACCCGAATTGAAAAGATCTTATTACGCACATACGCTACCCAAATTCGtactaaaacttataaaaCACAAAAGAGAACTATATAGATTATACACACGCACACAAAACACcgacctaaaaaaaaacatcaatagtCTCAACAAGAACGTCAAAAGACTGATATATCAATACAGACAAAACAAATGGCTGGAGACATGTCAAGAAATAGAAAGGGATCAAGGAAAGACATACTGgcggaaaatcaaaaaacttgcaaaatacaaaaaaaacaaccctATTACTAACATAAACGAAAACGGAAATGAACTCTTGACGGATAAAGACAAGGCTGACGCATTTGCCAGACACTATCGGTGGGCTTTCGGTTCTTCGACTAAccccaaatttgacaacaacaATTTCAACCTTGTAAATGAATGGTATAAGGACTTCTTCGGCAGCAACAACAATGTCAAAATGCAaccaacttaa